From Miscanthus floridulus cultivar M001 chromosome 15, ASM1932011v1, whole genome shotgun sequence, the proteins below share one genomic window:
- the LOC136508976 gene encoding xylulose kinase 2-like isoform X3 — protein sequence MAGAGGDCCLLRLPDDSLFLGLDCSTQSLKATVLDAGLGIVATDSVHFDSDLPHYGTRGGVLRDQDPAERGRIVSPALMWAEALDLLLGRLRSLADLRRVAAVSGSAQQHGSVYWAKGAAAALSALDPAASEDLAPQLAAAGALAAPESPVWMDSSTAAQCREVEAAMGGALRLARLTGCRAHRRCTGPQIRKMHQTRPQVYEATERVSLVSSFMASLLVGGYACIDETDGAGMNIMDINTRQLRQDALQAMAPNLEGRIGKLAPAHAVAGKIAPYFVQRFQFSSNCLVIQWSGDNPNSLAGLTLSNPGDLAISLGTSDTVFGVTDSPEPSLEGNIFPNPVDPKTYMVLLCYKNGSLTREDLRNRYAERSWDLFNRLLEETAPLNGGKLGFYYKEHEILPPLPVGFHRYVLKNFTSGPLDEMVEEEVDKFDPPSEVRAIIEGQFMSMRGHAEQCGLPVPPKRIIATGDSASLGAALRAAHGWLCKQQDEFVPFSCVYSGRLDGTSLGMKLSVPFGDCEGDTELLNNYTLLVKKRLEIEQKLIERICSLMEEMQMPCMLCW from the exons GACGCCGGCCTGGGCATCGTGGCCACCGACTCCGTCCACTTCGACTCGGACCTGCCGCACTACGGCACCCGCGGCGGCGTCCTCCGAGACCAAGACCCTGCCGAGCGGGGCCGCATCGTGTCGCCGGCGCTCATGTGGGCGGAGGCGCTGGACCTGCTCCTCGGGAGGCTGCGGTCGCTCGCCGACCTCCGCCGCGTCGCCGCCGTCTCCGGCTCTGCGCAGCAGCACGGCAGCGTGTACTGGGCCAAGGGCGCCGCTGCCGCGCTGTCCGCCCTGGACCCCGCCGCCAGCGAGGACCTGGCGCCGCAGCTCGCggccgcgggtgcgctcgcggcGCCGGAGTCTCCCGTGTGGATGGACAGCAGCACCGCGGCGCAGTGCCGGgaggtggaggcggccatgggcgGGGCCCTGCGCCTGGCGAGGCTCACAGGGTGCCGCGCGCACCGGCGCTGCACGGGGCCGCAGATACGGAAGATGCACCAGACCCGGCCGCAGGTGTATGAGGCCACCGAGAGGGTCTCGCTGGTGAGCTCGTTCATGGCGTCGCTGCTCGTTGGCGGGTACGCCTGTATCGATGAGACCGATGGAGCCGGGATGAACATCATGGACATCAACACGCGCCAGCTGCGCCAGGACGCTCTTCAG GCTATGGCTCCAAATTTGGAAGGGCGGATTGGGAAACTAGCACCAGCACATGCTGTGGCTGGAAAGATAGCTCCGTATTTTGTTCAGAG ATTTCAGTTTTCAAGCAACTGTCTAGTTATTCAGTGGTCAGGCGACAACCCCAATAGCCTTGCAG GCTTAACTTTGAGCAATCCTGGTGATCTAGCAATCAGCCTTGGGACAAGTGATACG GTTTTCGGGGTCACCGATTCACCTGAACCAAGCCTAGAAGGAAACATCTTTCCTAATCCAGTCGATCCCAAGACCTACATGGTTCTGCTTTGCTATAAAAATGGATCTCTAACACGAGAAG ACCTCCGCAATCGTTATGCTGAGAGATCTTGGGATCTGTTCAACAGGTTGCTTGAGGAAACAGCCCCCTTGAATG GAGGGAAGTTGGGATTTTACTACAAGGAACATGAGATTCTCCCACCACTTCCAG TTGGATTTCACCGGTACGTTCTCAAGAACTTCACTAGTGGACCTTTGGACGAGATGGTTGAAGAAGAAGTTGACAAGTTTGATCCTCCTTCAGAG GTGCGTGCGATAATTGAAGGGCAGTTCATGTCCATGAGGGGCCATGCTGAGCAATGTGGCCTGCCAGTACCTCCAAAACGGATTATAGCAACCGGTG ACTCTGCTTCTTTGGGTGCTGCTCTGCGAGCAGCCCATGGGTGGCTTTGTAAGCAGCAAGACGAGTTCGTGCCATTCTCATGTGTGTACTCAGGAAGATTGGATGGAACATCACTTGGCATGAAGTTGTCTGTTCCTTTTGGGGACTGTGAGGGAGACACGGAGCTTCTGAACAACTACACATTGCTAGTTAAGAAGAGGTTGGAGATTGAGCAGAAGCTCATTGAAAG GATTTGTTCACTGATGGAAGAAATGCAAATGCCATGCATGTTATGCTGGTGA
- the LOC136508976 gene encoding xylulose kinase 2-like isoform X1, translated as MAGAGGDCCLLRLPDDSLFLGLDCSTQSLKATVLDAGLGIVATDSVHFDSDLPHYGTRGGVLRDQDPAERGRIVSPALMWAEALDLLLGRLRSLADLRRVAAVSGSAQQHGSVYWAKGAAAALSALDPAASEDLAPQLAAAGALAAPESPVWMDSSTAAQCREVEAAMGGALRLARLTGCRAHRRCTGPQIRKMHQTRPQVYEATERVSLVSSFMASLLVGGYACIDETDGAGMNIMDINTRQLRQDALQAMAPNLEGRIGKLAPAHAVAGKIAPYFVQRFQFSSNCLVIQWSGDNPNSLAGLTLSNPGDLAISLGTSDTVFGVTDSPEPSLEGNIFPNPVDPKTYMVLLCYKNGSLTREDLRNRYAERSWDLFNRLLEETAPLNGGKLGFYYKEHEILPPLPVGFHRYVLKNFTSGPLDEMVEEEVDKFDPPSEVRAIIEGQFMSMRGHAEQCGLPVPPKRIIATGGASSNPTILKIMASIFGCPVYTSQRSDSASLGAALRAAHGWLCKQQDEFVPFSCVYSGRLDGTSLGMKLSVPFGDCEGDTELLNNYTLLVKKRLEIEQKLIERICSLMEEMQMPCMLCW; from the exons GACGCCGGCCTGGGCATCGTGGCCACCGACTCCGTCCACTTCGACTCGGACCTGCCGCACTACGGCACCCGCGGCGGCGTCCTCCGAGACCAAGACCCTGCCGAGCGGGGCCGCATCGTGTCGCCGGCGCTCATGTGGGCGGAGGCGCTGGACCTGCTCCTCGGGAGGCTGCGGTCGCTCGCCGACCTCCGCCGCGTCGCCGCCGTCTCCGGCTCTGCGCAGCAGCACGGCAGCGTGTACTGGGCCAAGGGCGCCGCTGCCGCGCTGTCCGCCCTGGACCCCGCCGCCAGCGAGGACCTGGCGCCGCAGCTCGCggccgcgggtgcgctcgcggcGCCGGAGTCTCCCGTGTGGATGGACAGCAGCACCGCGGCGCAGTGCCGGgaggtggaggcggccatgggcgGGGCCCTGCGCCTGGCGAGGCTCACAGGGTGCCGCGCGCACCGGCGCTGCACGGGGCCGCAGATACGGAAGATGCACCAGACCCGGCCGCAGGTGTATGAGGCCACCGAGAGGGTCTCGCTGGTGAGCTCGTTCATGGCGTCGCTGCTCGTTGGCGGGTACGCCTGTATCGATGAGACCGATGGAGCCGGGATGAACATCATGGACATCAACACGCGCCAGCTGCGCCAGGACGCTCTTCAG GCTATGGCTCCAAATTTGGAAGGGCGGATTGGGAAACTAGCACCAGCACATGCTGTGGCTGGAAAGATAGCTCCGTATTTTGTTCAGAG ATTTCAGTTTTCAAGCAACTGTCTAGTTATTCAGTGGTCAGGCGACAACCCCAATAGCCTTGCAG GCTTAACTTTGAGCAATCCTGGTGATCTAGCAATCAGCCTTGGGACAAGTGATACG GTTTTCGGGGTCACCGATTCACCTGAACCAAGCCTAGAAGGAAACATCTTTCCTAATCCAGTCGATCCCAAGACCTACATGGTTCTGCTTTGCTATAAAAATGGATCTCTAACACGAGAAG ACCTCCGCAATCGTTATGCTGAGAGATCTTGGGATCTGTTCAACAGGTTGCTTGAGGAAACAGCCCCCTTGAATG GAGGGAAGTTGGGATTTTACTACAAGGAACATGAGATTCTCCCACCACTTCCAG TTGGATTTCACCGGTACGTTCTCAAGAACTTCACTAGTGGACCTTTGGACGAGATGGTTGAAGAAGAAGTTGACAAGTTTGATCCTCCTTCAGAG GTGCGTGCGATAATTGAAGGGCAGTTCATGTCCATGAGGGGCCATGCTGAGCAATGTGGCCTGCCAGTACCTCCAAAACGGATTATAGCAACCGGTGGTGCGTCCTCAAACCCAACAATTCTCAAGATAATGGCATCTATTTTTGGTTGTCCTGTGTACACTTCCCAAAGATCAG ACTCTGCTTCTTTGGGTGCTGCTCTGCGAGCAGCCCATGGGTGGCTTTGTAAGCAGCAAGACGAGTTCGTGCCATTCTCATGTGTGTACTCAGGAAGATTGGATGGAACATCACTTGGCATGAAGTTGTCTGTTCCTTTTGGGGACTGTGAGGGAGACACGGAGCTTCTGAACAACTACACATTGCTAGTTAAGAAGAGGTTGGAGATTGAGCAGAAGCTCATTGAAAG GATTTGTTCACTGATGGAAGAAATGCAAATGCCATGCATGTTATGCTGGTGA
- the LOC136508976 gene encoding xylulose kinase 2-like isoform X2 yields MAGAGGDCCLLRLPDDSLFLGLDCSTQSLKATVLDAGLGIVATDSVHFDSDLPHYGTRGGVLRDQDPAERGRIVSPALMWAEALDLLLGRLRSLADLRRVAAVSGSAQQHGSVYWAKGAAAALSALDPAASEDLAPQLAAAGALAAPESPVWMDSSTAAQCREVEAAMGGALRLARLTGCRAHRRCTGPQIRKMHQTRPQVYEATERVSLVSSFMASLLVGGYACIDETDGAGMNIMDINTRQLRQDALQAMAPNLEGRIGKLAPAHAVAGKIAPYFVQRFQFSSNCLVIQWSGDNPNSLAGLTLSNPGDLAISLGTSDTVFGVTDSPEPSLEGNIFPNPVDPKTYMVLLCYKNGSLTREDLRNRYAERSWDLFNRLLEETAPLNGGKLGFYYKEHEILPPLPVGFHRYVLKNFTSGPLDEMVEEEVDKFDPPSEFMSMRGHAEQCGLPVPPKRIIATGGASSNPTILKIMASIFGCPVYTSQRSDSASLGAALRAAHGWLCKQQDEFVPFSCVYSGRLDGTSLGMKLSVPFGDCEGDTELLNNYTLLVKKRLEIEQKLIERICSLMEEMQMPCMLCW; encoded by the exons GACGCCGGCCTGGGCATCGTGGCCACCGACTCCGTCCACTTCGACTCGGACCTGCCGCACTACGGCACCCGCGGCGGCGTCCTCCGAGACCAAGACCCTGCCGAGCGGGGCCGCATCGTGTCGCCGGCGCTCATGTGGGCGGAGGCGCTGGACCTGCTCCTCGGGAGGCTGCGGTCGCTCGCCGACCTCCGCCGCGTCGCCGCCGTCTCCGGCTCTGCGCAGCAGCACGGCAGCGTGTACTGGGCCAAGGGCGCCGCTGCCGCGCTGTCCGCCCTGGACCCCGCCGCCAGCGAGGACCTGGCGCCGCAGCTCGCggccgcgggtgcgctcgcggcGCCGGAGTCTCCCGTGTGGATGGACAGCAGCACCGCGGCGCAGTGCCGGgaggtggaggcggccatgggcgGGGCCCTGCGCCTGGCGAGGCTCACAGGGTGCCGCGCGCACCGGCGCTGCACGGGGCCGCAGATACGGAAGATGCACCAGACCCGGCCGCAGGTGTATGAGGCCACCGAGAGGGTCTCGCTGGTGAGCTCGTTCATGGCGTCGCTGCTCGTTGGCGGGTACGCCTGTATCGATGAGACCGATGGAGCCGGGATGAACATCATGGACATCAACACGCGCCAGCTGCGCCAGGACGCTCTTCAG GCTATGGCTCCAAATTTGGAAGGGCGGATTGGGAAACTAGCACCAGCACATGCTGTGGCTGGAAAGATAGCTCCGTATTTTGTTCAGAG ATTTCAGTTTTCAAGCAACTGTCTAGTTATTCAGTGGTCAGGCGACAACCCCAATAGCCTTGCAG GCTTAACTTTGAGCAATCCTGGTGATCTAGCAATCAGCCTTGGGACAAGTGATACG GTTTTCGGGGTCACCGATTCACCTGAACCAAGCCTAGAAGGAAACATCTTTCCTAATCCAGTCGATCCCAAGACCTACATGGTTCTGCTTTGCTATAAAAATGGATCTCTAACACGAGAAG ACCTCCGCAATCGTTATGCTGAGAGATCTTGGGATCTGTTCAACAGGTTGCTTGAGGAAACAGCCCCCTTGAATG GAGGGAAGTTGGGATTTTACTACAAGGAACATGAGATTCTCCCACCACTTCCAG TTGGATTTCACCGGTACGTTCTCAAGAACTTCACTAGTGGACCTTTGGACGAGATGGTTGAAGAAGAAGTTGACAAGTTTGATCCTCCTTCAGAG TTCATGTCCATGAGGGGCCATGCTGAGCAATGTGGCCTGCCAGTACCTCCAAAACGGATTATAGCAACCGGTGGTGCGTCCTCAAACCCAACAATTCTCAAGATAATGGCATCTATTTTTGGTTGTCCTGTGTACACTTCCCAAAGATCAG ACTCTGCTTCTTTGGGTGCTGCTCTGCGAGCAGCCCATGGGTGGCTTTGTAAGCAGCAAGACGAGTTCGTGCCATTCTCATGTGTGTACTCAGGAAGATTGGATGGAACATCACTTGGCATGAAGTTGTCTGTTCCTTTTGGGGACTGTGAGGGAGACACGGAGCTTCTGAACAACTACACATTGCTAGTTAAGAAGAGGTTGGAGATTGAGCAGAAGCTCATTGAAAG GATTTGTTCACTGATGGAAGAAATGCAAATGCCATGCATGTTATGCTGGTGA